A single Candidatus Pacearchaeota archaeon DNA region contains:
- a CDS encoding Ig-like domain-containing protein, with amino-acid sequence MSIKKFNIFLLIVFFFSVIFYGGRTIIDVFAVNTDVTAPSIKTGSVIINPSIVLTGSYFTITMTVIDDISNIQAANIILESPSGNDILHAESTSLSSSSTSTRTYTILMPSGYEAGTWKVRSIYLADEPGNTTTLYFGDKIGYTFEVKTGTENIQSTNPICTSFNYGNWWSCQADETQLRAIASALPFGCTGGSPVLKNNQCTYINNCSSSTDDAIKINNCIWSGGVWDSNTCNCVCSTSYHFEGTSCLYTRTCTVADYSSWSTCPATGGTQTRTLNAGVVCTETSSVSTSQACLSTTNMISTNATAATTTSLRYCTAADYSSWSTCPATGGTQTRTLNTGVACTPTPNVPTTQTCTVSNTITTTTNNTSTLSACTTADYSTTWSACKPNNTQTKTLLSTAKCSGPTTLSQSCEYSYCDMTNYLLNSQNRDSCKNSEGTWNSNTCVCTCPANHYLDGKICVYTNITCNGFEYSDWSECVNGVQKRTITKRIPDNCSSGFPEALEKQCIVVPTCTKDEWTCGEWSECLNNTQKRICSLSYDCEEVITENPYKTEQTCTPQTVNHIYCQYTYTPWGDCINGMQYRDIATRSPDGCENTTTESLSKICNSSSSCQYTYSDWGSCVNGKKTRTVISKYPSTCTDGPILEDTCVDTQISEECLNIGWTNLSDCELYTYKEKVLSDCRAKNLTTFDSCREYILTYGKPSKCNEISGLACDNLINDFILSGLKDKISTVSKEQLSSIAGSAGIINAQQGIITVQIKSTISGEPTQSKEIKIEEMPLATSNSDQISVNLIPTSSTSFQDSLSPVGITFDTDGDGLPDDVEKRIGTDPNKKDTDGDGINDNEELKNGTNPLDPLANSTVTVLSGVDKALVEGKTLEQPKLSNSTISKTLTVNSIESTLTAEKNNLKLQGKAEPNKVITLFIYSVMPIVVTVQSDSNGNWVYELDKTLVDGTHEAYVAINDDEGKIVETSLPTPFFIAQAQAVSVDNFIAAGDASQVSDKTDGMIILYVLGGLIVIFIFIAGILIIRQKYSE; translated from the coding sequence ATGTCAATTAAAAAATTTAATATTTTTCTTTTAATAGTATTTTTCTTTAGTGTTATTTTCTATGGTGGGCGAACAATTATTGATGTTTTTGCGGTAAATACAGATGTTACAGCTCCATCAATTAAAACTGGAAGCGTAATTATAAATCCATCAATTGTCTTGACTGGATCTTATTTTACAATAACCATGACGGTAATAGACGATATTTCAAATATTCAAGCAGCTAATATTATTCTTGAGAGTCCGTCGGGTAACGATATTTTACACGCAGAATCAACCTCTTTAAGTTCTTCAAGTACAAGCACTAGGACTTATACCATATTAATGCCTTCTGGTTATGAAGCGGGAACATGGAAAGTTAGATCAATTTATCTTGCAGATGAACCTGGTAATACAACAACATTATATTTTGGTGATAAGATTGGTTATACCTTTGAAGTAAAAACAGGAACTGAAAATATTCAATCAACTAATCCAATTTGTACTTCATTTAATTATGGAAATTGGTGGAGCTGTCAAGCAGATGAAACACAATTAAGAGCAATTGCTAGCGCCCTTCCTTTTGGTTGCACAGGAGGCAGTCCAGTATTAAAAAATAATCAATGTACATATATTAATAATTGTAGTTCTAGTACTGATGATGCAATAAAAATAAATAATTGTATTTGGAGCGGGGGGGTATGGGACTCAAATACTTGCAACTGTGTTTGTTCAACTAGTTATCATTTTGAGGGAACAAGCTGCTTGTATACACGTACCTGTACAGTTGCTGATTATTCTTCTTGGTCAACTTGTCCTGCGACCGGAGGAACACAAACCAGGACTCTTAATGCTGGCGTAGTCTGTACAGAAACTTCAAGTGTATCCACATCTCAAGCATGTTTAAGTACAACTAATATGATTTCAACAAATGCAACTGCTGCTACTACCACTTCCTTGCGATACTGCACAGCTGCTGATTATTCTTCTTGGTCAACTTGTCCTGCGACCGGAGGAACACAAACCAGGACTCTTAATACTGGCGTAGCCTGTACGCCAACTCCAAATGTGCCTACAACTCAAACATGTACGGTTTCAAATACTATAACTACAACAACCAATAACACATCTACATTGTCGGCCTGTACGACCGCTGATTATTCTACTACTTGGTCAGCTTGTAAGCCAAACAATACTCAAACTAAAACTCTTTTGTCTACTGCTAAATGTTCAGGTCCAACAACTTTATCTCAGTCATGTGAATATAGTTATTGTGATATGACAAATTATTTATTAAATAGTCAAAATAGAGATAGCTGTAAAAATAGTGAAGGAACATGGAATTCAAATACATGTGTTTGTACTTGTCCTGCTAATCATTATCTTGATGGAAAAATTTGTGTATATACAAACATTACTTGTAATGGTTTTGAATATTCTGATTGGAGTGAATGTGTAAATGGAGTTCAAAAAAGAACTATTACAAAGAGAATACCTGATAATTGTTCTAGTGGATTTCCAGAAGCTCTTGAGAAGCAGTGTATAGTTGTTCCTACTTGCACTAAAGATGAATGGACTTGTGGAGAATGGAGTGAATGTTTAAATAATACTCAGAAAAGAATTTGTTCTCTTTCTTATGATTGTGAAGAGGTTATCACCGAGAATCCCTATAAAACAGAACAAACTTGTACCCCTCAAACGGTCAATCATATTTATTGTCAGTATACATATACTCCTTGGGGGGATTGTATTAATGGAATGCAGTATAGGGATATAGCAACTCGTTCACCAGATGGATGCGAGAATACAACAACAGAATCTTTATCAAAAATATGTAATTCATCTTCCTCTTGTCAATATACTTACAGTGATTGGGGAAGTTGTGTTAACGGGAAAAAAACAAGGACGGTTATTTCAAAATATCCGAGCACTTGTACTGACGGTCCTATTCTTGAAGATACATGCGTGGATACTCAAATTTCTGAAGAATGTCTCAATATTGGATGGACTAATTTAAGTGATTGCGAATTATATACTTATAAAGAGAAAGTATTGTCAGACTGTAGGGCTAAGAATTTAACCACCTTTGATAGTTGTCGAGAATATATACTTACATATGGTAAACCGTCTAAATGTAACGAAATAAGTGGATTAGCTTGTGATAACCTAATTAATGATTTTATTCTTTCTGGACTTAAAGATAAAATTTCAACAGTCTCTAAAGAGCAACTTTCTAGTATTGCTGGTAGTGCTGGTATAATTAATGCGCAACAAGGAATTATAACTGTTCAAATTAAATCAACAATTTCAGGAGAACCCACTCAAAGCAAAGAAATTAAAATAGAAGAGATGCCATTAGCCACTAGCAATTCAGATCAAATATCAGTAAATTTAATACCAACAAGTAGTACTTCTTTTCAAGATAGTTTATCTCCAGTTGGTATTACTTTTGATACCGATGGAGACGGTTTGCCTGATGATGTAGAAAAACGCATAGGAACGGATCCTAATAAAAAAGATACAGATGGCGACGGAATTAATGATAATGAAGAACTAAAGAATGGAACAAATCCATTAGATCCATTGGCAAATTCAACTGTAACAGTTTTATCGGGAGTTGATAAAGCATTAGTAGAAGGAAAAACATTAGAACAACCCAAACTTTCTAATTCAACTATTAGTAAAACGTTAACTGTTAATTCAATTGAATCAACTTTAACTGCTGAAAAAAATAATTTAAAACTTCAAGGAAAAGCTGAGCCCAATAAAGTAATTACTTTATTTATTTATAGTGTTATGCCGATTGTGGTAACGGTTCAATCAGATTCGAATGGAAACTGGGTTTATGAATTAGACAAAACTTTAGTTGATGGAACACACGAAGCATATGTGGCAATTAACGATGATGAAGGAAAGATTGTAGAAACCAGCTTACCAACACCTTTTTTCATAGCTCAGGCACAAGCTGTTTCAGTCGATAATTTCATTGCAGCTGGTGATGCTAGTCAAGTTTCTGATAAAACTGACGGAATGATAATATTGTATGTATTAGGAGGATTAATAGTAATATTTATTTTTATTGCTGGGATATTGATTATTAGGCAGAAATATTCTGAATAA
- a CDS encoding MscL family protein, with protein sequence MLKDFIAFLKEYNIVSLTMAFIMGAASTSLVNSLVKDIIMPIFSPLTSSGDWQNAVLNLGPISIKYGSFLGELLNFIVLGLVIFIIAKKILKMDAPK encoded by the coding sequence ATGCTTAAAGATTTTATTGCTTTTCTAAAAGAATACAATATAGTTTCTTTAACAATGGCTTTTATTATGGGGGCAGCCAGTACTAGCTTGGTTAATTCATTAGTTAAAGATATTATTATGCCAATATTTTCTCCCTTGACTTCATCGGGAGATTGGCAGAATGCAGTATTAAACTTGGGGCCAATAAGTATTAAATACGGATCATTCTTGGGAGAACTTTTAAATTTTATAGTTTTGGGATTAGTGATTTTTATTATCGCTAAAAAAATATTAAAAATGGATGCTCCTAAATAA
- a CDS encoding HAMP domain-containing sensor histidine kinase: MNFKFLRDNKQVVYSIALMILIPGVIILNTWIFSTSFRKTIDQSLQDKAIGIGESVNAGLSNQLNSPEEMQTFIDNWKGYNSDTKSLDIFYRDNDTFKLVATMNNNEKLGKEDNSLVYTIAWNNNWPSAQKIYESDGTNNHRYWLVVMPLKDLNGQKQALLSMKLSADVIDTIMAIVLGKSYWMLLITIIFIVLLLLVNSRLFEYSILYNKIKEVDAMKDEFISMASHELRTPVTVIRGYATMMIEEAQKLGVNNEAKEYLSIIDVSSERLNNLIEDLLNVSRIEQGRLKMDIKEIEIWPLIEETIKEMKIQADNKGLVLSCVLEPNTKSFIFADKDRLKQVLINIIGNSIKYTPSGSVEVKALNRDSNLVIIIKDTGIGMTAKQREHLFEKFYRIKTKKTEDIVGTGLGLWITKQIIELMKGTITIDSMENVGTQVTLEFPLIK; encoded by the coding sequence ATGAATTTTAAATTTTTAAGAGACAACAAACAGGTTGTATATTCCATAGCTTTAATGATTTTAATTCCAGGAGTGATAATTTTGAATACTTGGATATTTTCAACATCTTTTAGAAAAACAATAGATCAAAGTTTACAGGATAAAGCTATTGGTATTGGAGAATCAGTTAATGCTGGACTTTCGAATCAACTTAATTCACCAGAAGAGATGCAGACTTTTATTGATAATTGGAAAGGATATAATAGCGATACAAAATCTTTAGATATTTTTTATCGTGATAATGATACTTTCAAGCTGGTTGCAACAATGAATAATAATGAGAAATTAGGCAAAGAAGATAATTCTTTAGTCTATACTATTGCTTGGAATAATAATTGGCCAAGTGCACAAAAGATATATGAATCAGATGGAACCAATAATCATCGTTATTGGTTGGTTGTTATGCCCCTAAAAGACTTGAATGGACAGAAACAAGCCCTATTATCAATGAAGCTCTCGGCTGATGTTATAGACACAATTATGGCTATTGTTTTAGGTAAGTCGTATTGGATGTTGTTAATAACAATCATTTTTATTGTATTGCTTTTGTTGGTAAATTCTCGTCTTTTTGAATATTCTATTTTGTATAATAAAATTAAAGAGGTTGATGCAATGAAAGACGAATTCATCTCTATGGCTTCTCATGAATTAAGAACCCCAGTGACGGTTATTCGTGGTTATGCAACTATGATGATTGAAGAAGCTCAAAAATTAGGTGTCAACAATGAAGCTAAAGAATATTTATCAATCATAGATGTTTCGTCAGAAAGGTTAAATAATTTAATTGAAGATCTTTTAAATGTTTCAAGAATTGAGCAAGGAAGGTTAAAGATGGATATCAAGGAAATAGAAATATGGCCATTAATTGAAGAAACAATAAAAGAAATGAAAATACAGGCAGACAACAAAGGATTAGTTTTGTCTTGTGTTTTGGAGCCCAATACGAAATCTTTTATTTTTGCCGACAAAGATCGTTTAAAGCAAGTTTTAATTAATATCATCGGTAATTCTATTAAATATACTCCCTCAGGAAGTGTTGAGGTGAAGGCTTTAAATAGAGATAGTAATTTAGTAATAATAATTAAAGATACTGGAATTGGAATGACAGCCAAACAAAGAGAACATCTGTTTGAAAAGTTTTATAGAATTAAGACTAAAAAAACAGAAGACATTGTTGGAACTGGATTAGGTCTTTGGATTACCAAACAAATTATCGAATTAATGAAAGGAACGATCACAATCGATTCAATGGAAAACGTAGGAACACAAGTTACATTAGAATTTCCTTTAATTAAATAA